The following are from one region of the Agelaius phoeniceus isolate bAgePho1 chromosome 20, bAgePho1.hap1, whole genome shotgun sequence genome:
- the RAP1GAP2 gene encoding rap1 GTPase-activating protein 2 isoform X9 codes for MASGKAAGERRWELVRWYVREGHFRIEERTLTAFQWLYSPQQHRIVSRADLGSPSRIDKTMLASLKIKKQELLNSTDVAVPERPLSPPLTAPPTMKSAEFFEMLEKMQAPKLEEQRSGSQKHKEDYIPYPSIDEILEKGSPYPLIILPQFGGYWIEDPENLGTPTSSDSSICEEEEENLSPSTYGYKLECKGEARAYRKHFLGKDHLNFYCTASSLGNLILSVKCEETDGTEYLRVILRSKVKTLHERIPLAGFSKLPSIPQIAKAFCDDASGLKFNPVLYPKASQMIVSYDEHEVNNTFKFGVIYQKFRQTQEEELFGNNEESTAFKNFLNFLGDTITLQDFKGFRGGLDVSHGQTGVESVYTVFRDREIMFHVSTKLPFTEGDTQQLQRKRHIGNDIVAIIFQEENTPFVPDMIASNFLHAYIVVQVENPEADNAAYKVSVTAREDVPSFGPPLPSPPVFQKSPEFREFLLTKLINAENACCKSDKFAKLEDRTRAALLDNLHDELHGHTQTMLGLGPEEDKLENGGHGGFLESFKRAIRVRSHSMETMVGSQKKHHGSGIPGSLSGGIAHNSGEVTKTTFSPPVPAVAAKNQSRSPIKRRSGLFPRLHTTSESQAESRTRCDSVSGAQKTPDLGHSSQEMKSETSSNPSSPEICPNKDRPFIKLKENGRSNISRSSSSTSSFSSTAGESETLEEYDSVGSQPSTASPFKQEVFVYSASPGSDSPGAGATATPVIMSRSPTADLKNRNSPRSNLKFRFDKLSHGSSSMSH; via the exons gaagcaggagctgctgaacaGCACGGATGTGGCCGTCCCGGAGCGGCCGCTGTCCCCCCCGCTGACGGCGCCCCCGACCATGAAG tcGGCAGAATTCTttgaaatgctggaaaaaatgCAG GCACCAAAACTGGAAGAACAGAGGTCTGGAAGTCAAAAACACAAG GAAGACTACATCCCATACCCCAGCATCGATGAG atcctggagaagggtagCCCATACCCACTGATCATCCTGCCCCAGTTTGGGGGGTACTGGATAGAAGACCCAGAAAACCTTGGCACGCCCACCTCATCTGACAGCAGCATctgcgaggaggaggaggaaaacctCAGTCCCAGCACCTATGGCTACAAGCTGGAGTGCAAGGGAGAGGCCAGAGCCTACCGCAAGCATTTCCTGGGGAAG gaTCATTTAAATTTCTACTGTACAGCCAGCAGCCTTGGAAATCTGATCCTTTCTGTTAAATGCGAGGAGACAGATGGCACAGAATATTTAAGGGTTATACTCag GTCCAAAGTGAAGACATTGCATGAAAGGATCCCATTGGCAGGATTCAGCAAACTCCCGAGTATCCCCCAGATTGCAAAG GCCTTCTGTGACGATGCCTCTGGGCTGAAATTTAACCCGGTTCTCTACCCCAAG GCATCCCAGATGATAGTGTCTTATGATGAGCATGAGGTCAACAACACGTTCAAGTTTGGTGTGATCTATCAGAAGTTCAGGCAG ACACAAGAGGAGGAGCTGTTTGGCAATAATGAAGAGAGCACTGCCTTCAAGAACTTCTTAAATTTTCTGGGAGACACCATAACTCTCCAGGACTTCAAAGG TTTTCGAGGAGGCCTGGATGTCAGCCATGGGCAGACGGGAGTGGAGTCTGTGTACACGGTGTTCAGGGACAGGGAGATAATGTTTCATGTCTCCACCAAGCTGCCTTTTACCGAAGGAGATACACAACAA CTCCAGAGGAAGAGGCACATTGGCAACGACATAGTGGCAATTATCTTCCAAGAGGAGAACACGCCATTCGTGCCAGACATGATTGCCTCCAACTTCCTGCACGCCTACATCGTGGTGCAGGTGGAGAACCCCGAGGCAGACAATGCAGCATACAAG GTGTCAGTCACAGCCCGGGAAGACGTTCCCTCCTTCGGCCCACCCCTGCCGAGCCCGCCGGTGTTCCAGAAG AGCCCCGAGTTCAGGGAGTTCCTGCTGACCAAGCTCATCAATGCTGAGAACGCCTGCTGCAAGTCCGACAAGTTTGCCAAGCTGGAG GACCGCACACGGGCTGCCCTGCTGGACAACCTGCACGACGAGCTGCACGGGCACACGCAGAccatgctggggctggggcccGAGGAGGACAAGCTGGAGAATGGGGGTCACGGAGGCTTCCTGGAGTCTTTCAAG AGAGCCATCCGGGTGCGCAGCCACTCCATGGAGACCATGGTGGGCAGCCAGAAGAAGCACCATGGCAGTGGCATCCCCGGCAGCCTCAGTGGGGGCATTGCCCACAACAGCGGCGAGGTGACCAAGACCACCTTCTCG ccccctGTCCCAGCGGTTGCTGCCAAGAACCAGTCCAGGAGCCCCATCAAGCGCCGCTCAGGGCTGTTCCCTCGCCTGCACACGACATCGGAGAGCCAGGCGGAGAGCAGGACAAGGTG CGACAGTGTTTCTGGAGCCCAGAAGACACCAGATTTGGGACATTCTTCCCAAGAGATGAAATCTGAAACCTCATCCAACCCCAGCTCCCCTGAAATATGCCCCAACAAAGACAG GCCTTTTATCAAGCTGAAAGAGAACGGGCGGTCGAACATCTCCCgttcctcctccagcaccagcagcttcagcagcacGGCGGGGGAGAGCGAGACCCTGGAGGAGTACGACAGCGTG GGGAGCCAGCCCTCCACGGCGTCACCGTTCAAGCAGGAGGTGTTTGTGTACAGCGCTTCGCCCGGCAGCGACAGCCCCGGCGCGGGGGCCACGGCCACCCCCGTCATCATGAGCAGGAGCCCCACAG CAGATCTAAAGAACAGAAATTCTCCAAGGTCCAACCTGAAGTTTCGCTTTGACAAGCTCAGCCATGGCAGCTCCAGCATG AGCCACTAG
- the RAP1GAP2 gene encoding rap1 GTPase-activating protein 2 isoform X13, which translates to MLASLKIKKQELLNSTDVAVPERPLSPPLTAPPTMKSAEFFEMLEKMQAPKLEEQRSGSQKHKEDYIPYPSIDEILEKGSPYPLIILPQFGGYWIEDPENLGTPTSSDSSICEEEEENLSPSTYGYKLECKGEARAYRKHFLGKDHLNFYCTASSLGNLILSVKCEETDGTEYLRVILRSKVKTLHERIPLAGFSKLPSIPQIAKAFCDDASGLKFNPVLYPKASQMIVSYDEHEVNNTFKFGVIYQKFRQTQEEELFGNNEESTAFKNFLNFLGDTITLQDFKGFRGGLDVSHGQTGVESVYTVFRDREIMFHVSTKLPFTEGDTQQLQRKRHIGNDIVAIIFQEENTPFVPDMIASNFLHAYIVVQVENPEADNAAYKVSVTAREDVPSFGPPLPSPPVFQKSPEFREFLLTKLINAENACCKSDKFAKLEDRTRAALLDNLHDELHGHTQTMLGLGPEEDKLENGGHGGFLESFKRAIRVRSHSMETMVGSQKKHHGSGIPGSLSGGIAHNSGEVTKTTFSPPVPAVAAKNQSRSPIKRRSGLFPRLHTTSESQAESRTRCDSVSGAQKTPDLGHSSQEMKSETSSNPSSPEICPNKDRPFIKLKENGRSNISRSSSSTSSFSSTAGESETLEEYDSVGSQPSTASPFKQEVFVYSASPGSDSPGAGATATPVIMSRSPTADLKNRNSPRSNLKFRFDKLSHGSSSMSH; encoded by the exons gaagcaggagctgctgaacaGCACGGATGTGGCCGTCCCGGAGCGGCCGCTGTCCCCCCCGCTGACGGCGCCCCCGACCATGAAG tcGGCAGAATTCTttgaaatgctggaaaaaatgCAG GCACCAAAACTGGAAGAACAGAGGTCTGGAAGTCAAAAACACAAG GAAGACTACATCCCATACCCCAGCATCGATGAG atcctggagaagggtagCCCATACCCACTGATCATCCTGCCCCAGTTTGGGGGGTACTGGATAGAAGACCCAGAAAACCTTGGCACGCCCACCTCATCTGACAGCAGCATctgcgaggaggaggaggaaaacctCAGTCCCAGCACCTATGGCTACAAGCTGGAGTGCAAGGGAGAGGCCAGAGCCTACCGCAAGCATTTCCTGGGGAAG gaTCATTTAAATTTCTACTGTACAGCCAGCAGCCTTGGAAATCTGATCCTTTCTGTTAAATGCGAGGAGACAGATGGCACAGAATATTTAAGGGTTATACTCag GTCCAAAGTGAAGACATTGCATGAAAGGATCCCATTGGCAGGATTCAGCAAACTCCCGAGTATCCCCCAGATTGCAAAG GCCTTCTGTGACGATGCCTCTGGGCTGAAATTTAACCCGGTTCTCTACCCCAAG GCATCCCAGATGATAGTGTCTTATGATGAGCATGAGGTCAACAACACGTTCAAGTTTGGTGTGATCTATCAGAAGTTCAGGCAG ACACAAGAGGAGGAGCTGTTTGGCAATAATGAAGAGAGCACTGCCTTCAAGAACTTCTTAAATTTTCTGGGAGACACCATAACTCTCCAGGACTTCAAAGG TTTTCGAGGAGGCCTGGATGTCAGCCATGGGCAGACGGGAGTGGAGTCTGTGTACACGGTGTTCAGGGACAGGGAGATAATGTTTCATGTCTCCACCAAGCTGCCTTTTACCGAAGGAGATACACAACAA CTCCAGAGGAAGAGGCACATTGGCAACGACATAGTGGCAATTATCTTCCAAGAGGAGAACACGCCATTCGTGCCAGACATGATTGCCTCCAACTTCCTGCACGCCTACATCGTGGTGCAGGTGGAGAACCCCGAGGCAGACAATGCAGCATACAAG GTGTCAGTCACAGCCCGGGAAGACGTTCCCTCCTTCGGCCCACCCCTGCCGAGCCCGCCGGTGTTCCAGAAG AGCCCCGAGTTCAGGGAGTTCCTGCTGACCAAGCTCATCAATGCTGAGAACGCCTGCTGCAAGTCCGACAAGTTTGCCAAGCTGGAG GACCGCACACGGGCTGCCCTGCTGGACAACCTGCACGACGAGCTGCACGGGCACACGCAGAccatgctggggctggggcccGAGGAGGACAAGCTGGAGAATGGGGGTCACGGAGGCTTCCTGGAGTCTTTCAAG AGAGCCATCCGGGTGCGCAGCCACTCCATGGAGACCATGGTGGGCAGCCAGAAGAAGCACCATGGCAGTGGCATCCCCGGCAGCCTCAGTGGGGGCATTGCCCACAACAGCGGCGAGGTGACCAAGACCACCTTCTCG ccccctGTCCCAGCGGTTGCTGCCAAGAACCAGTCCAGGAGCCCCATCAAGCGCCGCTCAGGGCTGTTCCCTCGCCTGCACACGACATCGGAGAGCCAGGCGGAGAGCAGGACAAGGTG CGACAGTGTTTCTGGAGCCCAGAAGACACCAGATTTGGGACATTCTTCCCAAGAGATGAAATCTGAAACCTCATCCAACCCCAGCTCCCCTGAAATATGCCCCAACAAAGACAG GCCTTTTATCAAGCTGAAAGAGAACGGGCGGTCGAACATCTCCCgttcctcctccagcaccagcagcttcagcagcacGGCGGGGGAGAGCGAGACCCTGGAGGAGTACGACAGCGTG GGGAGCCAGCCCTCCACGGCGTCACCGTTCAAGCAGGAGGTGTTTGTGTACAGCGCTTCGCCCGGCAGCGACAGCCCCGGCGCGGGGGCCACGGCCACCCCCGTCATCATGAGCAGGAGCCCCACAG CAGATCTAAAGAACAGAAATTCTCCAAGGTCCAACCTGAAGTTTCGCTTTGACAAGCTCAGCCATGGCAGCTCCAGCATG AGCCACTAG
- the RAP1GAP2 gene encoding rap1 GTPase-activating protein 2 isoform X10 encodes MSRAGGRTRSRRAGVRAAVVLIGLLHRSRQSSERRKQELLNSTDVAVPERPLSPPLTAPPTMKSAEFFEMLEKMQAPKLEEQRSGSQKHKEDYIPYPSIDEILEKGSPYPLIILPQFGGYWIEDPENLGTPTSSDSSICEEEEENLSPSTYGYKLECKGEARAYRKHFLGKDHLNFYCTASSLGNLILSVKCEETDGTEYLRVILRSKVKTLHERIPLAGFSKLPSIPQIAKAFCDDASGLKFNPVLYPKASQMIVSYDEHEVNNTFKFGVIYQKFRQTQEEELFGNNEESTAFKNFLNFLGDTITLQDFKGFRGGLDVSHGQTGVESVYTVFRDREIMFHVSTKLPFTEGDTQQLQRKRHIGNDIVAIIFQEENTPFVPDMIASNFLHAYIVVQVENPEADNAAYKVSVTAREDVPSFGPPLPSPPVFQKSPEFREFLLTKLINAENACCKSDKFAKLEDRTRAALLDNLHDELHGHTQTMLGLGPEEDKLENGGHGGFLESFKRAIRVRSHSMETMVGSQKKHHGSGIPGSLSGGIAHNSGEVTKTTFSPPVPAVAAKNQSRSPIKRRSGLFPRLHTTSESQAESRTRCDSVSGAQKTPDLGHSSQEMKSETSSNPSSPEICPNKDRPFIKLKENGRSNISRSSSSTSSFSSTAGESETLEEYDSVGSQPSTASPFKQEVFVYSASPGSDSPGAGATATPVIMSRSPTADLKNRNSPRSNLKFRFDKLSHGSSSMSH; translated from the exons gaagcaggagctgctgaacaGCACGGATGTGGCCGTCCCGGAGCGGCCGCTGTCCCCCCCGCTGACGGCGCCCCCGACCATGAAG tcGGCAGAATTCTttgaaatgctggaaaaaatgCAG GCACCAAAACTGGAAGAACAGAGGTCTGGAAGTCAAAAACACAAG GAAGACTACATCCCATACCCCAGCATCGATGAG atcctggagaagggtagCCCATACCCACTGATCATCCTGCCCCAGTTTGGGGGGTACTGGATAGAAGACCCAGAAAACCTTGGCACGCCCACCTCATCTGACAGCAGCATctgcgaggaggaggaggaaaacctCAGTCCCAGCACCTATGGCTACAAGCTGGAGTGCAAGGGAGAGGCCAGAGCCTACCGCAAGCATTTCCTGGGGAAG gaTCATTTAAATTTCTACTGTACAGCCAGCAGCCTTGGAAATCTGATCCTTTCTGTTAAATGCGAGGAGACAGATGGCACAGAATATTTAAGGGTTATACTCag GTCCAAAGTGAAGACATTGCATGAAAGGATCCCATTGGCAGGATTCAGCAAACTCCCGAGTATCCCCCAGATTGCAAAG GCCTTCTGTGACGATGCCTCTGGGCTGAAATTTAACCCGGTTCTCTACCCCAAG GCATCCCAGATGATAGTGTCTTATGATGAGCATGAGGTCAACAACACGTTCAAGTTTGGTGTGATCTATCAGAAGTTCAGGCAG ACACAAGAGGAGGAGCTGTTTGGCAATAATGAAGAGAGCACTGCCTTCAAGAACTTCTTAAATTTTCTGGGAGACACCATAACTCTCCAGGACTTCAAAGG TTTTCGAGGAGGCCTGGATGTCAGCCATGGGCAGACGGGAGTGGAGTCTGTGTACACGGTGTTCAGGGACAGGGAGATAATGTTTCATGTCTCCACCAAGCTGCCTTTTACCGAAGGAGATACACAACAA CTCCAGAGGAAGAGGCACATTGGCAACGACATAGTGGCAATTATCTTCCAAGAGGAGAACACGCCATTCGTGCCAGACATGATTGCCTCCAACTTCCTGCACGCCTACATCGTGGTGCAGGTGGAGAACCCCGAGGCAGACAATGCAGCATACAAG GTGTCAGTCACAGCCCGGGAAGACGTTCCCTCCTTCGGCCCACCCCTGCCGAGCCCGCCGGTGTTCCAGAAG AGCCCCGAGTTCAGGGAGTTCCTGCTGACCAAGCTCATCAATGCTGAGAACGCCTGCTGCAAGTCCGACAAGTTTGCCAAGCTGGAG GACCGCACACGGGCTGCCCTGCTGGACAACCTGCACGACGAGCTGCACGGGCACACGCAGAccatgctggggctggggcccGAGGAGGACAAGCTGGAGAATGGGGGTCACGGAGGCTTCCTGGAGTCTTTCAAG AGAGCCATCCGGGTGCGCAGCCACTCCATGGAGACCATGGTGGGCAGCCAGAAGAAGCACCATGGCAGTGGCATCCCCGGCAGCCTCAGTGGGGGCATTGCCCACAACAGCGGCGAGGTGACCAAGACCACCTTCTCG ccccctGTCCCAGCGGTTGCTGCCAAGAACCAGTCCAGGAGCCCCATCAAGCGCCGCTCAGGGCTGTTCCCTCGCCTGCACACGACATCGGAGAGCCAGGCGGAGAGCAGGACAAGGTG CGACAGTGTTTCTGGAGCCCAGAAGACACCAGATTTGGGACATTCTTCCCAAGAGATGAAATCTGAAACCTCATCCAACCCCAGCTCCCCTGAAATATGCCCCAACAAAGACAG GCCTTTTATCAAGCTGAAAGAGAACGGGCGGTCGAACATCTCCCgttcctcctccagcaccagcagcttcagcagcacGGCGGGGGAGAGCGAGACCCTGGAGGAGTACGACAGCGTG GGGAGCCAGCCCTCCACGGCGTCACCGTTCAAGCAGGAGGTGTTTGTGTACAGCGCTTCGCCCGGCAGCGACAGCCCCGGCGCGGGGGCCACGGCCACCCCCGTCATCATGAGCAGGAGCCCCACAG CAGATCTAAAGAACAGAAATTCTCCAAGGTCCAACCTGAAGTTTCGCTTTGACAAGCTCAGCCATGGCAGCTCCAGCATG AGCCACTAG
- the RAP1GAP2 gene encoding rap1 GTPase-activating protein 2 isoform X17, translating to MSRAGGRTRSRRAGVRAAVVLIGLLHRSRQSSERRKQELLNSTDVAVPERPLSPPLTAPPTMKSAEFFEMLEKMQAPKLEEQRSGSQKHKEDYIPYPSIDEILEKGSPYPLIILPQFGGYWIEDPENLGTPTSSDSSICEEEEENLSPSTYGYKLECKGEARAYRKHFLGKDHLNFYCTASSLGNLILSVKCEETDGTEYLRVILRSKVKTLHERIPLAGFSKLPSIPQIAKAFCDDASGLKFNPVLYPKASQMIVSYDEHEVNNTFKFGVIYQKFRQTQEEELFGNNEESTAFKNFLNFLGDTITLQDFKGFRGGLDVSHGQTGVESVYTVFRDREIMFHVSTKLPFTEGDTQQLQRKRHIGNDIVAIIFQEENTPFVPDMIASNFLHAYIVVQVENPEADNAAYKVSVTAREDVPSFGPPLPSPPVFQKSPEFREFLLTKLINAENACCKSDKFAKLEDRTRAALLDNLHDELHGHTQTMLGLGPEEDKLENGGHGGFLESFKRAIRVRSHSMETMVGSQKKHHGSGIPGSLSGGIAHNSGEVTKTTFSPPVPAVAAKNQSRSPIKRRSGLFPRLHTTSESQAESRTRCDSVSGAQKTPDLGHSSQEMKSETSSNPSSPEICPNKDRPFIKLKENGRSNISRSSSSTSSFSSTAGESETLEEYDSVGSQPSTASPFKQEVFVYSASPGSDSPGAGATATPVIMSRSPTDLKNRNSPRSNLKFRFDKLSHGSSSMSH from the exons gaagcaggagctgctgaacaGCACGGATGTGGCCGTCCCGGAGCGGCCGCTGTCCCCCCCGCTGACGGCGCCCCCGACCATGAAG tcGGCAGAATTCTttgaaatgctggaaaaaatgCAG GCACCAAAACTGGAAGAACAGAGGTCTGGAAGTCAAAAACACAAG GAAGACTACATCCCATACCCCAGCATCGATGAG atcctggagaagggtagCCCATACCCACTGATCATCCTGCCCCAGTTTGGGGGGTACTGGATAGAAGACCCAGAAAACCTTGGCACGCCCACCTCATCTGACAGCAGCATctgcgaggaggaggaggaaaacctCAGTCCCAGCACCTATGGCTACAAGCTGGAGTGCAAGGGAGAGGCCAGAGCCTACCGCAAGCATTTCCTGGGGAAG gaTCATTTAAATTTCTACTGTACAGCCAGCAGCCTTGGAAATCTGATCCTTTCTGTTAAATGCGAGGAGACAGATGGCACAGAATATTTAAGGGTTATACTCag GTCCAAAGTGAAGACATTGCATGAAAGGATCCCATTGGCAGGATTCAGCAAACTCCCGAGTATCCCCCAGATTGCAAAG GCCTTCTGTGACGATGCCTCTGGGCTGAAATTTAACCCGGTTCTCTACCCCAAG GCATCCCAGATGATAGTGTCTTATGATGAGCATGAGGTCAACAACACGTTCAAGTTTGGTGTGATCTATCAGAAGTTCAGGCAG ACACAAGAGGAGGAGCTGTTTGGCAATAATGAAGAGAGCACTGCCTTCAAGAACTTCTTAAATTTTCTGGGAGACACCATAACTCTCCAGGACTTCAAAGG TTTTCGAGGAGGCCTGGATGTCAGCCATGGGCAGACGGGAGTGGAGTCTGTGTACACGGTGTTCAGGGACAGGGAGATAATGTTTCATGTCTCCACCAAGCTGCCTTTTACCGAAGGAGATACACAACAA CTCCAGAGGAAGAGGCACATTGGCAACGACATAGTGGCAATTATCTTCCAAGAGGAGAACACGCCATTCGTGCCAGACATGATTGCCTCCAACTTCCTGCACGCCTACATCGTGGTGCAGGTGGAGAACCCCGAGGCAGACAATGCAGCATACAAG GTGTCAGTCACAGCCCGGGAAGACGTTCCCTCCTTCGGCCCACCCCTGCCGAGCCCGCCGGTGTTCCAGAAG AGCCCCGAGTTCAGGGAGTTCCTGCTGACCAAGCTCATCAATGCTGAGAACGCCTGCTGCAAGTCCGACAAGTTTGCCAAGCTGGAG GACCGCACACGGGCTGCCCTGCTGGACAACCTGCACGACGAGCTGCACGGGCACACGCAGAccatgctggggctggggcccGAGGAGGACAAGCTGGAGAATGGGGGTCACGGAGGCTTCCTGGAGTCTTTCAAG AGAGCCATCCGGGTGCGCAGCCACTCCATGGAGACCATGGTGGGCAGCCAGAAGAAGCACCATGGCAGTGGCATCCCCGGCAGCCTCAGTGGGGGCATTGCCCACAACAGCGGCGAGGTGACCAAGACCACCTTCTCG ccccctGTCCCAGCGGTTGCTGCCAAGAACCAGTCCAGGAGCCCCATCAAGCGCCGCTCAGGGCTGTTCCCTCGCCTGCACACGACATCGGAGAGCCAGGCGGAGAGCAGGACAAGGTG CGACAGTGTTTCTGGAGCCCAGAAGACACCAGATTTGGGACATTCTTCCCAAGAGATGAAATCTGAAACCTCATCCAACCCCAGCTCCCCTGAAATATGCCCCAACAAAGACAG GCCTTTTATCAAGCTGAAAGAGAACGGGCGGTCGAACATCTCCCgttcctcctccagcaccagcagcttcagcagcacGGCGGGGGAGAGCGAGACCCTGGAGGAGTACGACAGCGTG GGGAGCCAGCCCTCCACGGCGTCACCGTTCAAGCAGGAGGTGTTTGTGTACAGCGCTTCGCCCGGCAGCGACAGCCCCGGCGCGGGGGCCACGGCCACCCCCGTCATCATGAGCAGGAGCCCCACAG ATCTAAAGAACAGAAATTCTCCAAGGTCCAACCTGAAGTTTCGCTTTGACAAGCTCAGCCATGGCAGCTCCAGCATG AGCCACTAG
- the RAP1GAP2 gene encoding rap1 GTPase-activating protein 2 isoform X11 has protein sequence MLECTCHRDGLWTGPAHPCVLLLELSRKQELLNSTDVAVPERPLSPPLTAPPTMKSAEFFEMLEKMQAPKLEEQRSGSQKHKEDYIPYPSIDEILEKGSPYPLIILPQFGGYWIEDPENLGTPTSSDSSICEEEEENLSPSTYGYKLECKGEARAYRKHFLGKDHLNFYCTASSLGNLILSVKCEETDGTEYLRVILRSKVKTLHERIPLAGFSKLPSIPQIAKAFCDDASGLKFNPVLYPKASQMIVSYDEHEVNNTFKFGVIYQKFRQTQEEELFGNNEESTAFKNFLNFLGDTITLQDFKGFRGGLDVSHGQTGVESVYTVFRDREIMFHVSTKLPFTEGDTQQLQRKRHIGNDIVAIIFQEENTPFVPDMIASNFLHAYIVVQVENPEADNAAYKVSVTAREDVPSFGPPLPSPPVFQKSPEFREFLLTKLINAENACCKSDKFAKLEDRTRAALLDNLHDELHGHTQTMLGLGPEEDKLENGGHGGFLESFKRAIRVRSHSMETMVGSQKKHHGSGIPGSLSGGIAHNSGEVTKTTFSPPVPAVAAKNQSRSPIKRRSGLFPRLHTTSESQAESRTRCDSVSGAQKTPDLGHSSQEMKSETSSNPSSPEICPNKDRPFIKLKENGRSNISRSSSSTSSFSSTAGESETLEEYDSVGSQPSTASPFKQEVFVYSASPGSDSPGAGATATPVIMSRSPTADLKNRNSPRSNLKFRFDKLSHGSSSMSH, from the exons gaagcaggagctgctgaacaGCACGGATGTGGCCGTCCCGGAGCGGCCGCTGTCCCCCCCGCTGACGGCGCCCCCGACCATGAAG tcGGCAGAATTCTttgaaatgctggaaaaaatgCAG GCACCAAAACTGGAAGAACAGAGGTCTGGAAGTCAAAAACACAAG GAAGACTACATCCCATACCCCAGCATCGATGAG atcctggagaagggtagCCCATACCCACTGATCATCCTGCCCCAGTTTGGGGGGTACTGGATAGAAGACCCAGAAAACCTTGGCACGCCCACCTCATCTGACAGCAGCATctgcgaggaggaggaggaaaacctCAGTCCCAGCACCTATGGCTACAAGCTGGAGTGCAAGGGAGAGGCCAGAGCCTACCGCAAGCATTTCCTGGGGAAG gaTCATTTAAATTTCTACTGTACAGCCAGCAGCCTTGGAAATCTGATCCTTTCTGTTAAATGCGAGGAGACAGATGGCACAGAATATTTAAGGGTTATACTCag GTCCAAAGTGAAGACATTGCATGAAAGGATCCCATTGGCAGGATTCAGCAAACTCCCGAGTATCCCCCAGATTGCAAAG GCCTTCTGTGACGATGCCTCTGGGCTGAAATTTAACCCGGTTCTCTACCCCAAG GCATCCCAGATGATAGTGTCTTATGATGAGCATGAGGTCAACAACACGTTCAAGTTTGGTGTGATCTATCAGAAGTTCAGGCAG ACACAAGAGGAGGAGCTGTTTGGCAATAATGAAGAGAGCACTGCCTTCAAGAACTTCTTAAATTTTCTGGGAGACACCATAACTCTCCAGGACTTCAAAGG TTTTCGAGGAGGCCTGGATGTCAGCCATGGGCAGACGGGAGTGGAGTCTGTGTACACGGTGTTCAGGGACAGGGAGATAATGTTTCATGTCTCCACCAAGCTGCCTTTTACCGAAGGAGATACACAACAA CTCCAGAGGAAGAGGCACATTGGCAACGACATAGTGGCAATTATCTTCCAAGAGGAGAACACGCCATTCGTGCCAGACATGATTGCCTCCAACTTCCTGCACGCCTACATCGTGGTGCAGGTGGAGAACCCCGAGGCAGACAATGCAGCATACAAG GTGTCAGTCACAGCCCGGGAAGACGTTCCCTCCTTCGGCCCACCCCTGCCGAGCCCGCCGGTGTTCCAGAAG AGCCCCGAGTTCAGGGAGTTCCTGCTGACCAAGCTCATCAATGCTGAGAACGCCTGCTGCAAGTCCGACAAGTTTGCCAAGCTGGAG GACCGCACACGGGCTGCCCTGCTGGACAACCTGCACGACGAGCTGCACGGGCACACGCAGAccatgctggggctggggcccGAGGAGGACAAGCTGGAGAATGGGGGTCACGGAGGCTTCCTGGAGTCTTTCAAG AGAGCCATCCGGGTGCGCAGCCACTCCATGGAGACCATGGTGGGCAGCCAGAAGAAGCACCATGGCAGTGGCATCCCCGGCAGCCTCAGTGGGGGCATTGCCCACAACAGCGGCGAGGTGACCAAGACCACCTTCTCG ccccctGTCCCAGCGGTTGCTGCCAAGAACCAGTCCAGGAGCCCCATCAAGCGCCGCTCAGGGCTGTTCCCTCGCCTGCACACGACATCGGAGAGCCAGGCGGAGAGCAGGACAAGGTG CGACAGTGTTTCTGGAGCCCAGAAGACACCAGATTTGGGACATTCTTCCCAAGAGATGAAATCTGAAACCTCATCCAACCCCAGCTCCCCTGAAATATGCCCCAACAAAGACAG GCCTTTTATCAAGCTGAAAGAGAACGGGCGGTCGAACATCTCCCgttcctcctccagcaccagcagcttcagcagcacGGCGGGGGAGAGCGAGACCCTGGAGGAGTACGACAGCGTG GGGAGCCAGCCCTCCACGGCGTCACCGTTCAAGCAGGAGGTGTTTGTGTACAGCGCTTCGCCCGGCAGCGACAGCCCCGGCGCGGGGGCCACGGCCACCCCCGTCATCATGAGCAGGAGCCCCACAG CAGATCTAAAGAACAGAAATTCTCCAAGGTCCAACCTGAAGTTTCGCTTTGACAAGCTCAGCCATGGCAGCTCCAGCATG AGCCACTAG